From Panthera uncia isolate 11264 chromosome E1, Puncia_PCG_1.0, whole genome shotgun sequence, one genomic window encodes:
- the LOC125926730 gene encoding cytochrome c oxidase assembly protein COX11, mitochondrial isoform X1, with product MGGLWRPVLRTAAVCGWRWSHPGSPTWVAERVQPYLRVGRNGTGSDETGLRWIGTWRRPNPARDLALRPPRRPKSTNPFTRAQEEDWRRRNKTVLTYVAAAAVGMLGASYAAVPLYRLYCQTTGLGGSAVAGHVSDQIENMVPVKDRIIKVTFNADVHASLQWNFRPQQTEIYVVPGETALAFYKAKNPTDKPVIGISTYNVVPFEAGQYFNKIQCFCFEEQRLNPQEEVDMPVFFYIDPEFAEDPRMVNVDLITLSYTFFEAKEGQKLPLPGYN from the exons ATGGGAGGGCTCTGGCGTCCCGTATTAAGGACCGCTGCTGTCTGTGGCTGGCGTTGGAGTCACCCTGGGTCCCCGACCTGGGTTGCTGAGAGGGTACAGCCGTATCTCAGGGTGGGAAGAAATGGGACAGGAAGTGATGAGACAGGGCTGAGGTGGATTGGGACATGGAGGCGTCCGAACCCGGCCCGGGACCTGGCCCTGCGGCCGCCGCGGCGGCCGAAGAGCACGAACCCTTTCACGCGCGCGCAGGAGGAGGATTGGCGGCGTCGGAACAAGACAGTCCTCACGTACGTGGCCGCAGCCGCAGTGGGCATGCTGGGGGCGTCCTACGCCGCCGTGCCCCTTTATCGGCTCTATTGCCAG ACTACTGGTCTTGGAGGGTCAGCAGTAGCAGGTCATGTGTCGGACCAGATTGAAAACATGGTGCCTGTGAAGGATCGAATTATTAAAGTCACCTTTAATGCAGATGTGCATGCAAGCCTCCAGTGGAATTTTAGACCTCAGCAAACAGAAATCTAT gTAGTGCCAGGAGAGACTGCACTGGCGTTTTATAAAGCTAAGAATCCTACAGACAAACCAGTAATTGGAATTTCTACGTACAATGTTGTACCATTTGAAGCTGGACagtatttcaataaaatacaG TGCTTCTGTTTTGAAGAACAAAGGCTTAATCCACAAGAGGAAGTAGATATGCCAGTGTTTTTCTACATCGATCCTGAATTTGCTGAAGATCCAAGAATGGTGAATGTTGATCTCATCACtctttcttatactttttttgaagcaaaggagggacagaagTTGCCGCTTCCAGGCTATAACTGA
- the LOC125926730 gene encoding cytochrome c oxidase assembly protein COX11, mitochondrial isoform X2, whose protein sequence is MGGLWRPVLRTAAVCGWRWSHPGSPTWVAERVQPYLRVGRNGTGSDETGLRWIGTWRRPNPARDLALRPPRRPKSTNPFTRAQEEDWRRRNKTVLTYVAAAAVGMLGASYAAVPLYRLYCQTTGLGGSAVAGHVSDQIENMVPVKDRIIKVTFNADVHASLQWNFRPQQTEIYVVPGETALAFYKAKNPTDKPVIGISTYNVVPFEAGQYFNKIQCFCFEEQRLNPQEEVDMPVFFYIDPEFAEDPRMASKSTCG, encoded by the exons ATGGGAGGGCTCTGGCGTCCCGTATTAAGGACCGCTGCTGTCTGTGGCTGGCGTTGGAGTCACCCTGGGTCCCCGACCTGGGTTGCTGAGAGGGTACAGCCGTATCTCAGGGTGGGAAGAAATGGGACAGGAAGTGATGAGACAGGGCTGAGGTGGATTGGGACATGGAGGCGTCCGAACCCGGCCCGGGACCTGGCCCTGCGGCCGCCGCGGCGGCCGAAGAGCACGAACCCTTTCACGCGCGCGCAGGAGGAGGATTGGCGGCGTCGGAACAAGACAGTCCTCACGTACGTGGCCGCAGCCGCAGTGGGCATGCTGGGGGCGTCCTACGCCGCCGTGCCCCTTTATCGGCTCTATTGCCAG ACTACTGGTCTTGGAGGGTCAGCAGTAGCAGGTCATGTGTCGGACCAGATTGAAAACATGGTGCCTGTGAAGGATCGAATTATTAAAGTCACCTTTAATGCAGATGTGCATGCAAGCCTCCAGTGGAATTTTAGACCTCAGCAAACAGAAATCTAT gTAGTGCCAGGAGAGACTGCACTGGCGTTTTATAAAGCTAAGAATCCTACAGACAAACCAGTAATTGGAATTTCTACGTACAATGTTGTACCATTTGAAGCTGGACagtatttcaataaaatacaG TGCTTCTGTTTTGAAGAACAAAGGCTTAATCCACAAGAGGAAGTAGATATGCCAGTGTTTTTCTACATCGATCCTGAATTTGCTGAAGATCCAAGAATG GCTAGCAAATCCACCTGTGGATGA